The nucleotide sequence CGATCGTCATAGTGCGTGTGAGTGCCGCTACCGTAGCTGAACATATAGCTCAAGCCACCACACGTTCCGGTGCTTCCGTCGGCGAACACCGTGGCAAAGTTCGGGTCTCCGGCGTCGCTAGGACAGAGAAAGGTTGGCACGACGGTTGTGATGGCGTCGCGTTGCTCGGGATTAAAACGAGCCATCCAGGCAGGACCCACGAGCAGAGGTTCTGCAAAATTAATCAGCTCGCTCAGTCCGGCCTGTTCGACGTACGGCAGCACGCGGGCCTGCGCTGAAAAACTGCTCGAACCGGTCATTCCGGGAATGACTTTGAAGGTGCTTTCGTAGTTGTGAACTGCCAGCGCGATCTGCTTGATGTTGTTGCTGCAAGACATTCTTCGGGCGGCTTCGCGAGCGGCTTGGACGGCGGGCAGCAACAAGCCCACCAGAACGCCGATGATCGCAATGACGACAAGCAGTTCGATGAGGGTAAAGGCCTCGCGGTGCTGGCCGCGATTTGGAGGTGGATGTTTCATCTCGACTATATTTTTTTGCAAAGGATTGGTTTGGTTAAAGGTTGCGTGCAGTCGGCGCGCAATTTCAGCATGCGTCTCGCCGGGGCAAACAAAGCAGCTTGACGCTGCATCGAGCCGACGCGCGACGGTTGATTGAACAAGTGGCCAACAAGGTTTCACGCTAGGTGGCAACGCAATCTCGGATTGGCGGCACAAAGACCGCTAGGGAGATGCGCAGCGCACACCGTGGCGTGTGTTAGCTGGACCTAATGCAAGGGCAAAAGAAGTTCGCAAGCCAAATGGCTCACGCGAAGATGGGAGGGCCGCGAGGGGCGGCGACAACGAGAAACGCCGAAGCGGGGATGAAGCTGCAGTGGTTTTCCGCTGGCTCGATGTAAACGTCGCTGAGAACAGCAGCTTCGAGCTCCCATGTGAAGCCACAGGGAGTGCTCAGTGATTGACAAATCGGGCAGCGGTCGTGGTCGTGATGCTCAAGTGGCTGCGGGGCCGAAGAATCCGTCTCCGCAACCGGTTCGTCATCGTGATGATGGCAACCGTGCGAGCAGCTAACGCGGGTGGATCCTGGTTCGCTGCTGGGGGGTAAACTCACGCACTGGAGTTTGTCTTCCTCTGCCGCTCCACCGACGCAAGTTAAATCACCATGGCACGATACGTCACCATGGCACGTCGAAACATGCAGCCATGCAGGGGCATGTCCCAGAGCGACAACGCTGCACAAAACAGCGGCAACATACGGTCGGATTAGCGAAAGCACGGCGGCATTCGTGGCGAGAGTTCAGGAAGAAAAAAGTGGTCCGACCAAGGACAGTTTCGTTACGTTAGTGCGAGGCATTCGGTTCGTCAAGTCAACCAAATTGTCGGGCAGCGATCAAAGTCATGGTTCAAATCATCGGTTCACGCACGATCGTGCAATTGCACAAAAGACAGATGCCTCTTGTTTGTCCCTGATGGCTGCTGCGCTGCGCTGATGCCGCCAGGCTTGTTGAACGCCACAGGGAGATAGCATCGAACTCGCTTTAGAGCGTGCGATTGAAATCGGCGAGCAAATCTCATCGTGAGCTTGATCGTTAAATTGGAGCGAAAGAGTTGCGGAGATTAAAGTTGCGAGGGTTTCAGTGGCATGGGTCGCCGGAGCGGTTTTGATAGTCGGTTGCGGCGAACCGCGTCCCGAGGGCATGCCAGAACGGTGTCGAGCAATCGTGACGGTAACGCAATACGGCAACGCGTTTTCCGCTGCGACGGTAACCTTGTATTCGGATGATGCGTCGCAGCGGCGTGTTTAGGTGCGTGTTTAGGTGCGTGTGATGGCGGGAGGTGCCGGGCAAGTGGGCGTTGGGCAAGTCGGCGTTGCCGTAGCAGCGTGGTTTCTCGATGCGCCGTTCACACGCCCGCCACCGCTGGCTCAAGATTTGGAGGGGCGGGTCATTATCACAAACGCGGTAACGATCCCCACCGCCACCACCAACGTTGTTGTGGTGAGGATGGTTCCGGAGAGTTCGAGGTCCATTGCGGCGATCCCGAATGCGGCCAGACCGGCGAGTCCGACTGCGGTCAGCGCTTCGCCAGCGATCACGCCCGAGGAGAACAGGATGCCTCGATGCAAGACGCCGTCATGCTCGTCGCGCGCGGTGTCACGCGTGCAGAAATAGGCAATGATGCCGCCGATTAGAATCGGGGTGGCCAATCCGAACGGCAAGTACATGCCGACTGCGATCGGCATCAGGTGGGCGCGGTGGCGGGTTCGCCGCTTGAGGACTTCGTCGATGATCAAGACCACCACGCCAATCACAGCTCCGATGCCGATTAAATCCCACGGTAACTCGCCTTCGCCGGCAAAGCCTCTCGCTAAGCTGGCAAACAAACTCGCTTGCGGTGCCGATAACTTTTCGCCGCCAATCCCGCCCGGCGTGTTGTTATGCAATAGCGTCAGCACGGGCGCCATCACAAAGGATGCGACGCCAACACCGGCAATCTGCATGATTTGTTGCCGAAACGGCGACGCGCCGACGATCGAACCCGTTTTCAAGTCGTTGCAAACATCGCCGCTAGTACAGGCGACACAGCACACGACCGCGGCGATCCCCAGCGTAGCCACCATCCCTTGGGTGCCCGAATAGCTGAACAACCATAGCAAACCACCCGCGGCCAATACGGCGGTGATCGTCATGCCCGAAACCGGGCTGTTGGAATTGCCGACCAACCCGACGATGTAGCTGGCCACGGCGCTGAAGAAGAAGCCCATCGCCAACATGATTGCCGTCGAGAGTGCGGTGACACCCACATCCGCGGTGAAACGATAATTCAAAATCGCCAGCATCACGGTGCACACCACGCCTAGCGTCAGGATCAACCAGGAAGGGATGTCTCGCTCGGAGTTCTGGTGTTGTACGGCGTTGTTACGGATTCCTTGTGACAATTCTCGAACCGCGGCTAACAGCCCCGCACGTACGGCAAACAAGGATCCCATTCCACCGACGACCATGGCACCGACACCGATGTAGCGGATTTCGCTGCTCCAGATCGCCCAAGCCCCGGCGATGGGATCTTCATACTGGCTTGCGCCTCCGAGCAATGGGATGCCGATCAGCCACCCCAGTGTTCCGCCGATGAAGATCAAAATCGCGACGTGCAAACGCACGATGAAGCCGACCGCAACGAGCATGGGTGACAAGTCGCCACCAAAGTAAAAGATTCGCTCACCCGAGGTTTTAGCAACTTGCAGCGTGTCTTGGACGATGCCCATGAAACCAGCGGCGACCTTGAACACGGCACCAAGAATGCCACCGATGATCAAGCTTTGGGCTGCGTTGTTTTGGTGCTCGTCGCTTTCACCC is from Novipirellula galeiformis and encodes:
- a CDS encoding OPT family oligopeptide transporter encodes the protein MNDSAPSNSDLASPPHDGGNAENDKFGGGELTLRVIVLGLILSVVMGAANVYVGLKAGMTVSASIPAAVMAMLLFRLLFRRSTVLEANQVQTCASAGESLAAGIIFTMPAMILIGYWQSFDFWTVSMVALTGGLLGILFMIPMRRVFVVNNEDLPFPEGVACAAVLKAGESDEHQNNAAQSLIIGGILGAVFKVAAGFMGIVQDTLQVAKTSGERIFYFGGDLSPMLVAVGFIVRLHVAILIFIGGTLGWLIGIPLLGGASQYEDPIAGAWAIWSSEIRYIGVGAMVVGGMGSLFAVRAGLLAAVRELSQGIRNNAVQHQNSERDIPSWLILTLGVVCTVMLAILNYRFTADVGVTALSTAIMLAMGFFFSAVASYIVGLVGNSNSPVSGMTITAVLAAGGLLWLFSYSGTQGMVATLGIAAVVCCVACTSGDVCNDLKTGSIVGASPFRQQIMQIAGVGVASFVMAPVLTLLHNNTPGGIGGEKLSAPQASLFASLARGFAGEGELPWDLIGIGAVIGVVVLIIDEVLKRRTRHRAHLMPIAVGMYLPFGLATPILIGGIIAYFCTRDTARDEHDGVLHRGILFSSGVIAGEALTAVGLAGLAAFGIAAMDLELSGTILTTTTLVVAVGIVTAFVIMTRPSKS